The Natrinema saccharevitans genome includes the window GTCTCGACCGGGGCCGCGCGGTCCGCGAGCGGTCCCCGGGCGCGCTCGAAGATCTCCTCGGCGTAGGCCTCGCGCTGTTCGACCGAGGCCTTGTCCGGCGCGCCGCCGGCCTTCTCGATGACGTTGACGAAGAGTACCGAACTCTCGGGGCCGAGGTACGGGGCCAGCGCCGCCGCCGTTCGTTCGCCGTCGTCGGGATCCGCGACGGGCACGAGGACCCGGCCGTCGAACGTCAGTACCATCGTCCGCCTCCCGTCCGCGCGGACGCGTCCGCTCGAGTCACACAGTCTGGGCTGTCCATACTCGCCGTTCGTCACAGGGAAGCAAAAAGGTGCGTCGAACCGATCGGCCGGCGGCCGGCGCGTCTCAGGGCAGCACCTGATTCTCGAGGGCGTCGTCGCCGTTTTCGCGACGGCGAACGTTCTCGGCGACGATGTCGGCGAGTCGCTCGTAGTACTCGGGAGTGTGGCCCGCGTTGTGGGGCGTAATCTGCACGTTCTCGAAGGTCCACAGCGGGTGGTCCTCCGGCAGCGGCTCGGGGTCGGTGACGTCCAGTGCGGCCCCGCGGAGCCGGTTCGAGCGCAGCGCCGCGACCAGCGCGTCGGTGTCGACGACGGGGCCGCGGGCGACGTTGACCAGCACCGCCTCGGGATCGAGCGTGACCAGCGCCTCGCGGTCGATCAGCCCCCGCGTCGTCTCGGTGAGCGGACACGCGAGGACGAGGTAGTCGGTCCGCGCGAGCGCGTCGTCGAACGCCTCGCCCTCGAACCCGATCACCTCGTCGGTCGGCCCGCCCTTCTCGGGGGTGTATCGAACTCCGATCGTCTCGACGCCGAACGGCTCGAGTCGCTCGGCGACCGCCTCGCCAATCGCGCCGAGACCGACGATCGTCACCGTCGATCCCTGCAGTTCGTGGGCCCGGTAGTGGCGCCACTCCCGGCGGTCCTGTCGCCGCCGACCGACGTGGAACCGCCGGACGAACCCCAGGATCGCGCCAAGCACGTGTTCGCCGATGTTCGGCCCGTGGACGCCCGAGGCGTTGGTCACCGCGACGCCTCGCTCCTCGAGTTCCTCGAGGGGAAGATGGCCCGTTCCCGCGTAAGCACAGGCGAAGACCGCGAGTTCGTCGGCCGCCTCGAGGAGGTCGCGCTCGAGGGTCATGCCGGTGGCGAACGTCGCCGACCGGATCGCCTCGCGTTCCGCGGCGGGAGTCCGCGCGAGTTCGACGCTGCGATCGGGGAGTCGCTCGCGGATCGCGTCGGCGTACTGTTCGACCGGCATTCCGTGTGTGCCACGCCGGAGGACGAGTACGTCCGGCGCGTCGGCCTCGCTCATATCCCCTCCCTCGTCCAGTGCGATCAAAAGCGTTCGTCTCGCGGCACCGGGCGGCCGGGCCCGGCCACTCGAGGGCCCGAGCTCCGACCGCAACCCGAAAATGACGTGACCACCACGTTTAAGCGAACGAGCCACGAACGCCGACAGTATGCCTTCGGACGAGTTTCTCGACGGCGAATCGCTCACCGGACGACAGGCGGCGATCATCTTCGCGGGCTTTCTCGGATTCATCATCGGTTCCGGCATCTTGCTCGTCCTGGCCAGGGGCCTCTTCTGACTCCCGAGCGCGACCGATCCGTTCGCCGGACGGTCCGCCTCGCAGTTTTTATAATGACGCGCTGAGTCCAAACGTCGTATGGAACGCGTAGACGTCGCGATCGTCGGCGGCGGCCCCGCCGGTGCGTCCGCGGCCGAGCAAGCGGCAGCTCACGGCGCGGAAACCGTGCTCTTCGAGCAGGGGGTTCCCCGAGAGGACCGGGAGGGAGTGGGTCCCGACTCGACCGACGCCGCCGGGATGCTCGACTACTGGATCGATCTCATGGAGTTCGACTACCGCGAGATTCCCGACGACGTCATCCATCGGGAACTCGAGGGCACCGAGTTCGTCGGGCCGAACACCGCCGTCGAACTGACCTCGACCGGGATGGACGCCAGCTATCCGACGTTCGGATACACCTTCCACCGGGCCCGCATGGACGACTGGCTCTACGAGCGAGCGACCGACGCCGGGGCCGACCTCCGGGTCGGCGTCGGGGTCAAGGATCTCGAGACGGATCTCCGCGCTTCGAGCCCGAAGGGGCCGACTCACACCCTGACGCTGTCGAACGGCGACGAGATCGAGGCCCAGTACGTCGTGCTGGCCGACGGCCCCCAGCGCCGGATCACGCTCGACGCGCTCGATCAGTTCACCGCGCCCGGTCGCAGCGTCTCCGATCACCTCTCGCCGCCGGAGGCGAATCACATCGCCTATCAGGAGTACCGGGAGTTCCCGGCGGAACTGTTCGAGGAGTTCGAGGACCGACTCACGTTCTGGTGGGGCTACATGCCCGGCGAGACCGCCTACCCGTGGGTCTTCCCGAACGACGGCACCGTCGCCCGCGTCGGGCTGACGATGCCGATCGGGATGACGCTCGAGGACGTCGAGGATCCCGGCTCTTACAAGCTCCTGCGGCCGGACGACGACCGGATCCCCTCCGGTGCCGAGTACATCAGCCGCCTGCTCGAGCAGGAGTACGGCGACGAGTACGACATCGAGGACGACATCCCCCGCGTCGAAGATCGGGGCAAGTCCAAGGGGACCGAGACCTACCCCATCTCCTCGACGCGGCCGATCGACTCGCCCGTCGGCGCGAACATCGCCGTCGCCGGCGGCGCGATGGGGACCACCTCGGCCTTCCACGAGGGCGGCTACCACGTCGCCGTTCGTACCGGCAAGATCGCCGGCCGGCTCGCCGGCACTGACTCGCTCGAGAACTACAACGAGATCTGGAAGGCGGCCATCGGCGACGAGATCCTCCGCAACGTCGCCTTCGCCGATATCGTCGCCGACTACGGCCCCGACGACTGGGACTGGGCGTTCTCGACCGTCAACGACATGCAGGGCAACGGCGCCGACGACGGGCTGATCGCGCGGAAGTACACCGCCGGTTTCGACGCCGCGAAGATCGCCGCGACGTACAAGCGTACGAAATTCACGTACCGCGACGGCGGCTACCTCCAGCTCGCCGAGGACGACTACTTCTACTGAATCGGCCGTCGGGACTCGAGGGCCGGCCCGCGACGCGGGTTTCGAACCCGTCGTACGCCGAGCCTACCCGCGCGTTCGCGGCGACCCTTTTTCGGCGTCGGCGTGGAAGCGCGCCCATGGGTACCGGTGATCGATCCGACTCCGCGACGGCCCCTCGAGCCGACGGAGCCGGCCACCACGTCACCGAGGGGCAGGCACCCGAGGAGTACGGCGACCACCGTGGTGGCGAGGGCGACGACCACGAGCATCGGAGCCGATGGCCGCTGATCGCCGCCGCCGGCGCCGCCGGGCTCTACGGCGGGATCGCGATCGCCGTTCTCGGCACCGAAACCGGGCTCGTGCCACCGCTCGTCGGGGTCGCCCTCGCCGTCGTCGGCGCGGCCGTCCTGCTCGCCGGCATCGGCGGCTGGGTCCGGGAAGCGTTCCTGCTGCCGGCTCGAGACGCGGGGTCACCGGAGTCCCGCGAGTCGTACGTCTCGACGACGCTGCTCTTTCTAGTGACCGACGTCTCGACGTTCGGCGCGCTGTTCGTCTACTACGCCTTCGTCAGGGTCGGAGCGTGGCCGCCCGCGGAACTGCCGCCACTCGTGGGCTCGCTCGTCGCCGTCAACACCGCGATTCTGGTCGCCAGCAGCGTCACCTTTCACTACGCGCACACGGCCCTCGAGGCGGGAACTCGGCGACGGTTCCTCGGGTTACTCTGGACGACGCTGGCACTCGGGATCGTCTTCCTCGCCGGGCAGGCCTACGAGTACTACGAGTTCGTCACCGCGGAGGGCTTTTCCCTCGGCAGCGGCGTCTTCGGAACCGCCTTCTACGGTCTGACCGGGCTCCACGGTTTTCACGTCGCCCTCGGCGTCGGGGCCATCGCGGTCCTGTGCTGGCGGGCGCTGCGGGGCCACTACGGGCCGGACCGGGACACGTCGATCGCGACCGTCTCGCTGTACTGGCACTTCGTCGATCTCGTCTGGCTCGTCCTCGTGGCCGTTCTCTACATCGGGGCGTCGGTCTGATCCGCAGGAACCTGCTACGGACGTTCGTCGATGTCGGTCTCGAGGATCCGGAGCGTCGACGAGGGGCAGTCACAGAAGTCCGACTGGCCGAGCGGCTGGAGCGACCCGTCGGGCCAGACCTTCACGATACCGATCTCCCCGCAACGCGGACACGTCGCGGCGGCTCTGTGTTTCTCATCGGTGTTAGCCACCGGGGTCACCTCGAGAGGAATCGTACTACAGCCATCGTTGAAAAACCCCGGTCGCAGCTCCGTACCGGTCGGTCCGCTCTCGCCGTCGGTCGCCGGCAGCCCTCACGATCTCACCCTCGTCGCTCGAGGCCGACGGTGACGAGGTCGATTCCGGCGGGCAGCGAGGCCCCACGTCGCCGACGAGTACCGACCGGGACGGTCGAGTGACTCCTCTGAACTCGAAATAGCCATACAGGACCCGCATACGACGCGATCAGAGCGGTTCGCATCAGTTAGTTACCAGCCGCATATACGTTCAGTACCGGTCGTAACAGTACGTTATACCCCTGGCGCTGGGCAGGACGCCGTGGATGTTCTTCCAAGATCCGAAACTCCAGTACGAGGTCACCGTCGAACAGCCCGACCCCCACTTCGCGAAACTTCTCCAGCAGGCGATCGGCGGCCAGGAAGGCGAGATGCGCGTCGCGCTCCAGTATATGTTTCAGGCCTGGGCACTGCCCGAGGAGTACGAGGCCTACCGCAACCTGCTAATGGAGACCGCGGCCGAGGAACTCGGACACATCGAGATGCTCGCGACGGCGGTCACGAAGAACCTCCGGGACTCCCCCAAAGAGATGGGCGACGACGCCCAGGAGACGGCCGCCGCCGCGTCGATGACCGGCCAGAACCCCCGGCAGTTCCTCTCGGCCGGCGAGTCCGCCGTGCCCGTCGACAGCAACGGCGCGCCCTTTACCGGCAACTACATCGTCGCCTCCGGCAACCTCGCCGGCGACCTCTATGCGAACGTAATGTCCGAGGCGGCCGGCCGCACCCTCGCGACGCGGCTCTGGGAGTACACCGACGACCCCGGGATGAAGGACATGCTCTCTTACCTCATCGCCCGGGACACGATGTATCAGAACCAGTGGCTCGAGGCCCTCGAGTCGCTCGACGATCCGGTACCGGTTCCCGCGAGCTTTCCACAGGACGAGGAGAACCAGGAGGTCAACTACACGTTCATCTCGACCCGCCGCGAGGAACAGCCCAACCCCGACCACCCCTGGACGGAGGGAGAAGCTCCCGATGGGAAGGGACAGTTCTCCTATGCCGCCGATCAGCCGGGCGACGGCAACGTCGTCGCTCCCGACCCGGATCCGATGACCAGCGACGACCCGAACCGGACGGATCAGTAGCGCCGCCACACCGAGCGTCCGCCATCGAACGCGAACGCCGCCCTCAGTCCGACCGGTCGCGTCCCACCCGTTCCTCGAAGCCGGCCATCTTTCGGTAGATCGGCGGCGTCAACACGCCCGCGATCCCGACCAAGATCGCAATCGCTCCGATCGGGAACAAAAGCGGCGCGACCTCGAGACAACTGTTCTGGGACGTAATCTGCACGTAGTAGTCCTGCCCCTCGTACTCGACGATCGCCCCCTCGAGCAGCGCAGCTCGGTTCGTCACCTCGCCGTCGACTGTCGCCTCCCGAAGGGGGCTGTCGATCGCCTCCTCGAGGGCCGCCCGTTCGGCTGCCGAGACGTCCTCGGCGGGCAGCGTCTCGATGGTCGCCAGTGCGCCCTCGTACTCGTCGGTCGGTGTCGCCGATATCGTGGGCGCGCCACAGAGCCCGATCCCGTCCTGTACGACGACGTAGCCGCCGACGATCGCCAGCGGCAGCCCCACCGCGATCAGGACGACGCCGAAAAAGGGCGCGGCGTAGGTCAACACCAGCGACTCCGAGGCCGCCGTGGGCTCGAGCGGCCCCGTCTCGTCGGTAGCCGGAGGCTCCGGTCCACTGCCCGTCGACTCGTCGTCCGAACTCATCCGTCGTCCCCCGTCGACGGACGGCGCTGGCGGCCGCCCAGAACGGCGATCGTCCCGGCCAGCCCCAGCCCGTAGATCCAGTGAGCGACGATCACGAACAGGACGTACGTCACCAGCTCGAGTCCCGACTGGCCGGTGTAAAACGCCAGGGCGAACCCCGAGGCGATGACCGTCGCGTACCACAGCCCCGTCACCAGCGTCAACTCGCCGGGCAGGTACTCGCCCAAGGAGAGAAAGAGCAGGGGCCAGACCGTCATCCCACCGGCGAGAAACAGGCCGTAGCCGAGCGCGAGGTTCGCCGGCAGCCCGACGAACGTCGCCAGCGTTGCGAACGCCTCGAGATCGAACGCCCCCAAGGCTACCGCGACGAGGAGGACGACCGTCAACGCTATCGTGCCGACGAAGCCGCCGGCCGCACCCGTCCCGGCGTCGCTTGCCACCCGCTTTGCCACCGGGACGATCCGACCGTACAGCGACGGTGGACGCTCCCCCTGCGCGGGGACGTACGACGGCCGGACCTCCTCGGGTTCGCTGGGCGGGATGCCGCGCTCGCGCTCGAGGCGATCCTCGAACCACTGCCACTCGGGAGTGAACTGCTCGGTCGCTTTCAGTTCCCACGGGTCCGCCGTCTCGACGGGCGTTCCCTGGAAGTACGACCAGAGCATGTTGTATAGCCACATGAGGACGCTGATTCCGATGATGAACGCCCCGACGGTCGCGACGACCTGCAGCCCCGAATAGCTCGGCGGATAGGTCGCGTAGCGTCGGGGCAACTCGAGGAAGCCAAGCGCCATCAGTGTCATGAACGTGACCGCGGAGCCGACGACCAAAAGCGACGACTGGAAGATCGCGAGCCGCCGGTCGTACATCCGGCCGGTGAGCAGGGGATACCAGTAGTAGCTTGCGGCGAACATCATGAGCGGGATGATCCCCATGAGGATGAGATGGAAGTGACCGACGACGTAGTAGGTGCCGTGATAGACCACGTCGATCGGGATCACAGCGAGGAAGATGCCAGTGACGCCGCCGACGATGAATAGCCCGATCGAGCCGACACAGAGGATCGTGGGTGCTGCCAGTCTGACGTCACCGTTCCACATCGTCGTGATCCAGTTGAAGACCTTGATCGCGCTGGGGACGGCGATGGCGATCGACGTCGCCATGAAACTCGCCCGGACTCGAGGGTCGACGCCGGTGACGAACATGTGGTGTGCCCAGACGCCGAACGAGAGGACGCCGATAGCGATCGTCGAGTAGACGATGAACTTGAACCCGAACAGTTTTCGCCCGACGAACTTCGGCAAGATCAGACTCATCAGCCCGGTCGCCGGGAGGAAGATGATGTACACCTCCGGATGACCCCAGAACCAGAATAGGTGCTGCCAGAGGATCGGTCCCCCGCCCTCGACCGCGAAGAACGTCGTCCCGAGGTTGCGATCGAACAGCAACATGAGCAATGCGGTGCCAAGCAGCGGGAACGCGAAGATGATGATCGCGCTCGTAACGAGAATGTTCCACGAAAAGATATCGAGGTTCGCCCACCCGATCGACTCGTCGCGCTCGTAGACGACCGTCGTGATGAAGTTGAGCGCGCCGATCGTGGTCGCGATCCCGCTCAGGTGCAGCCCCAACAGGAGGAAGTTCGTCTGCGGATTCGGTGCCAGCGACAGGGGCGGATACACCGTCCACCCGATCGCCGGCTCCTTGAACGCGAGCAAGACCGACAGTCGGTCCGCCGGGACCACGACCGCAAGTATCGCTCCCGTGACCTCGGCGATGATGCCGAACCGAGCGAGCAACAACGACGGCGGTAACAGCCAGAACCCGACGGCGTTGAGCCGCGGAAACGCCATGTCGTCGGCCCCGATCAACAGCGGCAGGAAGTAGTTCCCGATCCCGAAGAACACCGGCGTCACGAAGAAGATCAACATCGTGAGCCCGTGCATCGTGAACAGCTCGTTGTACGTCCCCTCCGTCCAGAGCGTCGCCTCGGGCGTCAGCAGATGCGTCCGGATCATCATCCCGTCGATCCCGCCCCAGATCGCCGCGACGGTCCCGAACGCGATGTAAAGCAGCCCGATCTCACGATGGTTCGTCGTCGTCGTCCACCGAACGGCCGCCGCCTTCGCGTCGGCCAGCGAAAGCCGTCGCCGCCGCTCCCGAGCGTACCCGCCGTCCGTCGATGGCTCCGCTCGCCACCGCCGGGCGAGCGCGACCGTCAAGAGACAGCCGACGAGGACGAGCCCGAACAGCGAGACTTCGGCGAGCGCGCGGTTCATCGCCGCCGGTCACCCCCGATCGCTCGAGCGCGTCGCTCTCGGCCGCACATGGCGATGGGCTCACCATCGGCTCAAATAAATATGGCCCGGCGTTTCCCTGACTGTCACCGCCCGTGACACGCCGTTTGGGAGTATCCGCTGCTTACGACCACCCCACGCTCGTGACAGTTCACCGAATCACGAAGGCCGTATATTCCGCCGGTCGTCGAATCCCCGCCCATGGGTCACCGTCGACGCACGCTCGCCGCGCTCGTCGTCGCGGCGCTCTCGGCGCTTCTCGCGATCGGTCCGGTCGCCGCTCAGTCCGAAAACAGCGACCTCATCGACGGCCTCGAGTATCAACTACTCTATGTCGCCCTGCCGCTCACTCTCTTCGTCCTCCTGATCCTCGTCTACGCGGCCGTCAAGTTCCACGACAACGACGACCCCGAACCGACCACCGAGGACCCCGCCCTCGAGATCACCTGGACCGTCGCGACCGCGCTCATCCTCCTGTTCGTCGGCCTCTCGGGCTACAGCGTCCTCGTCAACCCCTACGTCTCCCCCTCGCAGGCCCTCGAGGGCGAAGACACCAGCCAGGAGGGGTTCGACTCGTTCGCGGACCTCCCCGAAACCGACGACGAGGAGATCCACGTCCGGGGCTACCAGTGGGAGTGGCAGGCCACCTACCCAGAGGCAAACGTCACGACCGAGTCCGAAATCGTGATCCCCGCCGACGAGGACGTCACGTTCTGGCTCACCAGCGACGACGTCATCCACTCGCTTTTCGTCCCCGATCTGGGCGTCAAACAGGACGCCTTCCCGGGAGACTACACTCGCGCCCGCACGATCGTCTCCGAACCCGGCCGTTACGACGCCGTCTGTGCCGAGTTCTGCGGGGCTGGCCACTCCCGAATGGACGGCTCCATCGTCGTCGTCGAGCGTGACACCTACGATCAGTGGCTCGCGGAGAACGAGGGTACTGTCACGGCTGCGCCCGATCCCGACTGAGACTCTCTTCGTGTGGGGGACCGAGCTACAAGAGTTAAACGGCCCACGCGCATAGGTCCGGTGCGTGCCTTCAGTCCCCGTCAGAGCAGACCCGTTTCGGGTGCGATGACAGCACGGCGAACCCGGGCACGCGACATCCGTCTACTGGAGGACTCCTCGAGTCCTTCCGCCCGGCACGAGGGTTAGCCAGCCGACGCGGCACGCCGCCACGGGATGAGGCTGGACGTTAGTGTTCCGGGCGACATTTTACTGCGACTGAGAGACCTCTCTACGAATTCTACTGGAAAGAACGACCACGTGAGCGGGCGGGAATGGGGTTTTCTCGGACGCCCATCCCAAGAGATAGCGTCACTATTCGATTATAGCGGCGATCGAAGAGCGGAATCCAGACTCAGCTCCGTATAAATACAGAAAACCCCGACAACCACTGGAGTGCAGTGGCTGTTCGGGGCTGAAAGTGAAAGTGAGTATGAATGGAGGCGGCGAATCGGGGTTCCCAGAGGGTCGCCCACTCCAGTACTGACCGAAACGCAGGCGAGCTTATCTTCCGTGTTCGGGATGGGTACGGGAGGCACCTCGCCGCTATGGCCGCCGTAACGCCGACTCACGGAATCGAACCGTGATCATTCCAATATCGGTGGTGTGTCTAAGACCGAGTGTACGTGTAGTCCAGTTTGCGTCCGGACCCGTTCGCGCGTCACGGATCCAATGCGATGTAGTGTATGAGTGTGTGGCTCGGCCGATTAGTTCTCGCGGGCTCAACACCTCGTTGCCTTGGTGCGTACACCCCGAGTCTATCGATCTCGTCTTCTACGAGTGGCCTCCGTGGTATCTCTTTTTCAGGTGGGTTTCGAGCTTAGATGCGTTCAGCTCTTACCCCGTGGTGCGTCGCTGCCCAGCGCGTGCCCTTTCGGACAGCTGGTACACGAGTGGCACCCAATCGTAGTTCCTCTCGTACTATACGATCGTTCCCGTCAGATACCGTTACACCCCCAATAGATAGCAGCCGACCTGTCTCACGACGGTCTAAACCCAGCTCACGACCTCCTTTAATAGGCGAACAACCTCACCCTTGCCCGCTTCTGCACGGGCAGGATGGAGGGAACCGACATCGAGGTAGCAAGCCACCCGGTCGATATGTGCTCTTGCGGGTGACGACTCTGTTATCCCTAAGGTAGCTTTTCTGTCAGCAATTGGCCGCATCAAGCAGCCTAATTGGTTCGCTAGACCACGCTTTCGCGTCAGCGTCCGTCGTTGTGCCGGACACTGTCAGACTTCCGTTTGCTCTTGCGCTCTGTTCCGCGTCTCCGACGCGGATGAGGAAATCTTGGGGCGCGCCCGATATCTTTTCAGGCGCGTACCGCCCCAGTCAAACTGCCCGGCTACCAGTGTCCTCCGCCAGGAGTGAGAGTCGCAGTCACCATCGGGTAGTATTTCAATGCTGGCTCGGTGGCCCGCTAGCGCGGGTACCTGTGTACCGCCTCCTACCTATGCTGCACAATGGCGACCACGTCTCAGTGACAGCCTGCAGTAAAGCTCTATAGGGTCTTCGCTTCCCCTTGGGGGTCTCCAGACTCCGCACTGGAACGTACAGTTCACCGGGCCCAACGTTGGGACAGTGGCGCTCTCGTTGATCCATTCATGCAAGCCGCTACTGAAGCGGCAAGGTACTACGCTACCTTAAGAGGGTCATAGTTACCCCCGCCGTTAACAGGTCCTTCGTCCCCTTGTACGGGGTGTTCAGATACCTGCACTGGGCAGGATTCAGTGACCGTACGAGTCCTTGCGGATTTGCGGTCACCTATGTTGTTACTAGACAGTCGGAGCGCCCGAGTCACTGCGACCTGCCCCATTGCAGGGCAGGCATCCCTTATTGCGAACGTACGGGACTAACTTGCCGAATTCCCTAACGTCGGTTGCTCCCGACAGACCTTGGCTTTCGCCGCCACGAGTACCTGTGTCGGATCTCGGTACGGACAGTGTGTTCGCCTTTTCACGGGCTCTAGGTTGACCTCTCTTGCGCTATCCTACCATTCGGTCGCTTCGTGCCATTACGGCTTCCACGAACTTCGATAGTTCGACCGGGCGAAAGCCCGGCAGAGGCGGCCCCAAAGCGTTGGCTTTGAGTACACACTGGCATAGGAATATTAACCTATTTCCCTGTTGTCAGCTTCGACTTACGGGCTGACTTAGGACCGGCTAACCCTCAGCTGATCAGCATTGCTGAGGAACCCTTACTCGTTCGGCCGTCGGGGTTCTAACCCGACTAACGCTGCTACTATGACCAGGATTTTCGTTACTGAACGGTCCACACGACTTCTCAGCCGTGCTTCCACCCGAACAGAACGCCAACCTACGAGATCACCAGTCTAAGTGGTGCTGCTAGGTCTCGGTGGTAGACTTGAGCCCCGATCATTTTGGGCGCCTCAAACCTCGGCCGGTAAGCTGTTACGCTTTTCTTAGAGGGTAGCTGCTTCTAAGCTCACCTCCCGGCTGTCTAGGGCTTGAGACCACCTTCGATCGCACTTAGTCTACACTTGGGGACCTTAACCCAGCTCTGGGTTGTCTCCCTCACGGTACACAGGCTTACCCCGTGCACCGGACTCCCTGCGTCGAGCGGCGTTCGTAGGTTCGGAGTTGGACAGGGGGGCACACTCCTCTCGGAGTGCGGTCCCCCAATCCGTCGCTCTACCCCACGAACTACCTCGGCAGAGGTGATGCTTCGACATCTTTCGGTTGGAACCAGCTGTTTCCGGACTCGATGGGCCTTTCACCCCTAGACGTAGGTCACGAGAGGGTATTGTAGGACACCAACTCTAACAGGCCTCCACGTGCCTTTCGGCACGCTTCGCCTTGCCCACGCCTAGATCGTCCGGTTTCGGGTCGTGCCCGTTTGACTCCCCGCGCTTGAACACGGCGGCCCTCGTGCAACGCACTGCGGCCATGTCGGTTTCCCTTCGCCTTCCCCGATGATCGGGTTAGACTCGTCAAACAGGCACACTCCCTGGTTCGTTTTTCAAAACGTACGACAGAACACCGGCTTCCCAAACTTCTTACTACAGGTTCGCACCTGATTCATTTCGTCCGGGACCTTGTGTGCCCTGTCGCTCCATCGCCAACTGATTTCACGCCCTATTGCACCTCCCTTCGTGGGGTGCTTTTCAGCGTTCGCTCACGCTACTTGTTCGCTATCGGTCTTGAGGAGTGTTTAGTCTTCGCGGTCGATGCCCGCGATATTCACGAGGGATATCCAACCCCCGATACTCTGGAACTGACTCGTTCCTTACTTGCCGACGGTACGGGACTGTCACCCTGTCTCGTGCTCTATTCCAAGAGACTTCGCGTCGCCGTTCGGGAAGTGATCGTCAGTCCGAACACCACATTGCCCGTGAGGGCTTCGGT containing:
- a CDS encoding universal stress protein, which translates into the protein MVLTFDGRVLVPVADPDDGERTAAALAPYLGPESSVLFVNVIEKAGGAPDKASVEQREAYAEEIFERARGPLADRAAPVETAILFGTDVVETIFDAAEERDVEAVVFEPRGGNRFVELLTGDVARRLVKKAAVPVVALPRTDD
- a CDS encoding D-2-hydroxyacid dehydrogenase, with the translated sequence MSEADAPDVLVLRRGTHGMPVEQYADAIRERLPDRSVELARTPAAEREAIRSATFATGMTLERDLLEAADELAVFACAYAGTGHLPLEELEERGVAVTNASGVHGPNIGEHVLGAILGFVRRFHVGRRRQDRREWRHYRAHELQGSTVTIVGLGAIGEAVAERLEPFGVETIGVRYTPEKGGPTDEVIGFEGEAFDDALARTDYLVLACPLTETTRGLIDREALVTLDPEAVLVNVARGPVVDTDALVAALRSNRLRGAALDVTDPEPLPEDHPLWTFENVQITPHNAGHTPEYYERLADIVAENVRRRENGDDALENQVLP
- a CDS encoding NAD(P)/FAD-dependent oxidoreductase, which codes for MERVDVAIVGGGPAGASAAEQAAAHGAETVLFEQGVPREDREGVGPDSTDAAGMLDYWIDLMEFDYREIPDDVIHRELEGTEFVGPNTAVELTSTGMDASYPTFGYTFHRARMDDWLYERATDAGADLRVGVGVKDLETDLRASSPKGPTHTLTLSNGDEIEAQYVVLADGPQRRITLDALDQFTAPGRSVSDHLSPPEANHIAYQEYREFPAELFEEFEDRLTFWWGYMPGETAYPWVFPNDGTVARVGLTMPIGMTLEDVEDPGSYKLLRPDDDRIPSGAEYISRLLEQEYGDEYDIEDDIPRVEDRGKSKGTETYPISSTRPIDSPVGANIAVAGGAMGTTSAFHEGGYHVAVRTGKIAGRLAGTDSLENYNEIWKAAIGDEILRNVAFADIVADYGPDDWDWAFSTVNDMQGNGADDGLIARKYTAGFDAAKIAATYKRTKFTYRDGGYLQLAEDDYFY
- a CDS encoding cytochrome c oxidase subunit 3, which produces MGTGDRSDSATAPRADGAGHHVTEGQAPEEYGDHRGGEGDDHEHRSRWPLIAAAGAAGLYGGIAIAVLGTETGLVPPLVGVALAVVGAAVLLAGIGGWVREAFLLPARDAGSPESRESYVSTTLLFLVTDVSTFGALFVYYAFVRVGAWPPAELPPLVGSLVAVNTAILVASSVTFHYAHTALEAGTRRRFLGLLWTTLALGIVFLAGQAYEYYEFVTAEGFSLGSGVFGTAFYGLTGLHGFHVALGVGAIAVLCWRALRGHYGPDRDTSIATVSLYWHFVDLVWLVLVAVLYIGASV
- a CDS encoding manganese catalase family protein, with the translated sequence MFFQDPKLQYEVTVEQPDPHFAKLLQQAIGGQEGEMRVALQYMFQAWALPEEYEAYRNLLMETAAEELGHIEMLATAVTKNLRDSPKEMGDDAQETAAAASMTGQNPRQFLSAGESAVPVDSNGAPFTGNYIVASGNLAGDLYANVMSEAAGRTLATRLWEYTDDPGMKDMLSYLIARDTMYQNQWLEALESLDDPVPVPASFPQDEENQEVNYTFISTRREEQPNPDHPWTEGEAPDGKGQFSYAADQPGDGNVVAPDPDPMTSDDPNRTDQ
- a CDS encoding DUF6789 family protein — translated: MNRALAEVSLFGLVLVGCLLTVALARRWRAEPSTDGGYARERRRRLSLADAKAAAVRWTTTTNHREIGLLYIAFGTVAAIWGGIDGMMIRTHLLTPEATLWTEGTYNELFTMHGLTMLIFFVTPVFFGIGNYFLPLLIGADDMAFPRLNAVGFWLLPPSLLLARFGIIAEVTGAILAVVVPADRLSVLLAFKEPAIGWTVYPPLSLAPNPQTNFLLLGLHLSGIATTIGALNFITTVVYERDESIGWANLDIFSWNILVTSAIIIFAFPLLGTALLMLLFDRNLGTTFFAVEGGGPILWQHLFWFWGHPEVYIIFLPATGLMSLILPKFVGRKLFGFKFIVYSTIAIGVLSFGVWAHHMFVTGVDPRVRASFMATSIAIAVPSAIKVFNWITTMWNGDVRLAAPTILCVGSIGLFIVGGVTGIFLAVIPIDVVYHGTYYVVGHFHLILMGIIPLMMFAASYYWYPLLTGRMYDRRLAIFQSSLLVVGSAVTFMTLMALGFLELPRRYATYPPSYSGLQVVATVGAFIIGISVLMWLYNMLWSYFQGTPVETADPWELKATEQFTPEWQWFEDRLERERGIPPSEPEEVRPSYVPAQGERPPSLYGRIVPVAKRVASDAGTGAAGGFVGTIALTVVLLVAVALGAFDLEAFATLATFVGLPANLALGYGLFLAGGMTVWPLLFLSLGEYLPGELTLVTGLWYATVIASGFALAFYTGQSGLELVTYVLFVIVAHWIYGLGLAGTIAVLGGRQRRPSTGDDG
- the coxB gene encoding cytochrome c oxidase subunit II, with the protein product MGHRRRTLAALVVAALSALLAIGPVAAQSENSDLIDGLEYQLLYVALPLTLFVLLILVYAAVKFHDNDDPEPTTEDPALEITWTVATALILLFVGLSGYSVLVNPYVSPSQALEGEDTSQEGFDSFADLPETDDEEIHVRGYQWEWQATYPEANVTTESEIVIPADEDVTFWLTSDDVIHSLFVPDLGVKQDAFPGDYTRARTIVSEPGRYDAVCAEFCGAGHSRMDGSIVVVERDTYDQWLAENEGTVTAAPDPD